A portion of the Thalassotalea sp. LPB0316 genome contains these proteins:
- a CDS encoding DUF2149 domain-containing protein: MRFLDDDEELNPIVSAVNLVDVFLVIIAALMIALAQNPLNVFNDDDVTVVKNAGKPNMEVIVKKGKEIKQYKSTGEIGSGEGMRAGVAYKMADGSFVYVPEGDESAESAEQQSGEGK; the protein is encoded by the coding sequence GTGCGCTTTTTAGATGATGACGAAGAATTAAACCCAATTGTCAGCGCGGTTAACCTAGTTGACGTATTTTTGGTAATTATCGCCGCCTTAATGATTGCACTGGCGCAAAATCCGCTCAATGTATTTAACGATGACGATGTCACCGTGGTTAAAAATGCCGGTAAGCCAAACATGGAGGTTATCGTGAAAAAAGGTAAAGAAATCAAACAGTATAAATCAACCGGTGAAATTGGCTCGGGAGAGGGCATGAGAGCCGGCGTTGCCTACAAAATGGCAGATGGCAGCTTTGTTTATGTGCCTGAAGGTGATGAAAGTGCAGAAAGTGCAGAACAACAATCAGGTGAAGGGAAATAA